From a single Actinomyces viscosus genomic region:
- the secY gene encoding preprotein translocase subunit SecY, producing the protein MLSAFTQAFRTPDLRAKLLFTLGIMALFRLGSILPAPGVNLANVKTCIGQTQDQGLLSLVNVFSGGALLQLSVFALGIMPYITASIIIQLLRVVIPRFEELHKEGQAGTAKLTEYTRYLTIGLGLLQSSTIVATARSGRLFPGCTAEIIPGGSVITMLLMIVTMTAGTGLIMWLGELITERGIGNGMSLLIFTSIVAQFPSNMFSIAGGNGGAAKFLIVVGVVLVATLAVVYIEQAQRRIPVQYAKRMIGRRQYGGSTTYIPVKINTAGVIPVIFASSILAMPQLIAGFGSPTSKWVQWIQTHLQQTHPIYLTAYGILILFFAFFYTAITFDAEEIADNMKRYGGFIPGIRAGEPTVRYLSYVINRITTAGSIYLVVLALIPTLAVIWLDLSQHLPFGGTTILIMVGVGLQTVKEVNSQLQQRHYEGFLS; encoded by the coding sequence GTGCTCAGCGCGTTCACCCAGGCGTTCAGAACGCCAGACCTCAGGGCGAAGCTGCTCTTTACCCTTGGCATCATGGCCCTGTTCCGGCTCGGGTCGATCCTGCCGGCCCCCGGCGTCAACCTGGCCAACGTCAAGACCTGTATCGGTCAGACCCAGGACCAGGGCCTGCTCAGCCTCGTCAACGTCTTCTCCGGTGGTGCGCTGCTCCAGCTGAGCGTCTTCGCTCTGGGCATCATGCCCTACATCACCGCCTCCATCATCATCCAGCTCCTGCGGGTGGTCATTCCCCGCTTCGAGGAGCTCCACAAGGAGGGGCAGGCGGGAACCGCCAAGCTCACCGAGTACACCCGCTACCTCACCATCGGCCTGGGGCTCCTCCAGTCAAGCACCATCGTGGCCACCGCCAGGAGCGGGCGGCTCTTCCCCGGCTGCACCGCCGAGATCATCCCCGGCGGCTCGGTCATCACCATGCTGCTCATGATCGTCACCATGACCGCCGGCACCGGCCTCATCATGTGGCTGGGTGAGCTCATCACCGAGCGCGGCATCGGCAACGGCATGTCGCTGCTGATCTTCACCTCGATCGTGGCCCAGTTCCCCTCCAACATGTTCTCCATCGCCGGCGGCAACGGCGGCGCGGCCAAGTTCCTCATCGTCGTGGGTGTGGTCCTGGTGGCCACCCTCGCCGTCGTCTACATCGAGCAGGCCCAGCGGCGCATCCCCGTGCAGTACGCCAAGCGGATGATCGGGCGCCGCCAGTACGGCGGCTCCACCACCTACATCCCGGTCAAGATCAACACCGCCGGTGTCATCCCCGTCATCTTCGCCTCCTCGATCCTGGCCATGCCCCAGCTCATCGCCGGCTTCGGCAGCCCCACGAGCAAGTGGGTGCAGTGGATCCAGACCCACCTGCAGCAGACCCACCCGATCTACCTGACCGCCTACGGCATCCTCATCCTGTTCTTCGCCTTCTTCTACACGGCCATCACCTTCGACGCCGAGGAGATCGCGGACAACATGAAGCGCTACGGCGGATTCATCCCGGGCATCCGCGCCGGCGAGCCCACCGTGCGCTACCTGTCCTACGTCATCAACCGCATCACGACGGCGGGCTCCATCTACCTGGTGGTCCTCGCCCTCATCCCGACGCTTGCCGTGATCTGGCTGGACCTGTCCCAGCACCTGCCCTTCGGCGGAACCACCATCCTCATTATGGTGGGTGTGGGCCTCCAGACGGTCAAGGAAGTCAACTCCCAGCTGCAGCAGCGCCACTACGAAGGGTTCTTGTCATGA
- a CDS encoding adenylate kinase, translating to MSARMVLLGPPGAGKGTQAARIAERLGIPAISTGDIFRANVAGATELGTQAKAYMDKGEYVPDSITNAMVADRIAQADCEPGFLLDGYPRTTAQVGELDSMLKASGLALDVVVEITADAEAVVARLLKRAGEQGRADDTEPVIRHRLEVYAESTAPLAGIYAGRGLLVQVDGMGEIDAVTGRIMEALAARGITGS from the coding sequence ATGAGCGCACGCATGGTTCTTCTCGGTCCCCCCGGAGCGGGCAAGGGCACCCAGGCCGCCCGGATCGCCGAGCGCCTCGGCATCCCGGCCATCTCCACCGGAGACATCTTCCGCGCCAACGTCGCCGGCGCCACCGAGCTCGGGACCCAGGCCAAGGCCTACATGGACAAGGGCGAGTACGTCCCCGACTCCATCACCAACGCCATGGTCGCCGACCGCATCGCCCAGGCCGACTGCGAACCCGGCTTCCTCCTGGACGGCTACCCGCGCACCACCGCTCAGGTCGGCGAGCTCGACTCCATGCTGAAGGCCTCGGGCCTGGCCCTCGACGTCGTCGTCGAGATCACCGCCGACGCCGAGGCGGTCGTCGCCCGCCTGCTCAAGCGGGCCGGCGAGCAGGGGCGCGCCGACGACACCGAGCCCGTCATCCGCCACCGCCTGGAGGTCTACGCCGAGTCCACCGCTCCGCTGGCCGGTATCTACGCCGGGCGCGGCCTGCTCGTCCAGGTCGACGGCATGGGCGAGATCGACGCCGTCACCGGTCGCATCATGGAGGCCCTTGCCGCGCGCGGCATCACCGGCTCCTGA
- the map gene encoding type I methionyl aminopeptidase, producing the protein MLSREQIQIKTPQQVRLMRRAGLVVADIHAALREAVRAGITTAELDAVSAGVIEAAGAHSNFLGYYDYPATVCISVNDEVVHGIPGERVLADGDLVTFDCGAYVLDDDGTQWHGDAAFTTVVGGTYRSESDRLVDTTTREALWAAIAAVARAAAGEGSGRELRLNAVGDAVEAVVAATAEREGHELGILQEYVGHGIGTSMHMAPDVLNYSVKRRGPRLRRGMVLAIEPMLTAGSPATRELDDGWTVVTQDGSHAAQWEHTVAIVPGGVWVLTAPDGGAEGLAPYGIEPRPLS; encoded by the coding sequence GTGCTCTCACGCGAGCAGATCCAGATCAAGACCCCTCAGCAGGTCCGCCTCATGCGCAGGGCCGGGCTCGTCGTCGCCGACATCCACGCCGCCCTGCGCGAGGCGGTGCGCGCCGGGATCACCACCGCCGAGCTCGACGCCGTCTCGGCCGGCGTTATCGAGGCCGCCGGCGCCCACTCGAACTTCCTGGGCTACTACGACTACCCGGCCACCGTGTGCATCTCCGTCAACGACGAGGTGGTCCACGGCATCCCCGGTGAGCGCGTCCTCGCCGACGGCGACCTCGTCACCTTCGACTGCGGCGCCTACGTCCTCGACGACGACGGCACCCAGTGGCACGGCGACGCCGCCTTCACGACCGTCGTCGGCGGAACCTACCGCAGCGAGTCCGACCGGCTCGTGGACACCACCACCCGTGAGGCCCTGTGGGCGGCCATCGCCGCCGTGGCCCGGGCCGCCGCGGGGGAGGGCAGCGGGCGCGAGCTGCGCCTCAACGCCGTCGGCGACGCCGTCGAGGCCGTGGTGGCAGCGACCGCCGAGCGCGAGGGACACGAGCTGGGGATCCTCCAGGAGTACGTCGGCCACGGCATCGGCACGAGCATGCACATGGCCCCCGACGTCCTCAACTACTCGGTCAAGCGGCGCGGGCCCCGGTTGCGCCGCGGCATGGTCCTTGCCATTGAGCCCATGCTCACCGCCGGCAGCCCGGCCACACGCGAGCTCGACGACGGCTGGACCGTCGTCACCCAGGACGGCTCCCACGCCGCCCAGTGGGAACACACCGTGGCCATCGTCCCCGGCGGCGTGTGGGTTCTCACCGCGCCCGACGGCGGGGCCGAGGGCCTGGCCCCCTACGGCATCGAGCCCAGGCCACTGAGCTGA
- the infA gene encoding translation initiation factor IF-1: MAKKDGVIEVEGSVVEALPNAMFRVELSNGHVVLAHISGKMRQHYIRILPEDRVVVELSPYDLSRGRIVYRYK, translated from the coding sequence ATGGCTAAGAAGGACGGAGTCATCGAGGTCGAGGGATCGGTCGTCGAGGCCCTTCCGAACGCGATGTTCCGGGTGGAGCTGAGCAACGGGCACGTCGTGCTCGCGCACATCTCCGGAAAGATGCGGCAGCACTACATCCGCATCCTCCCCGAGGACCGGGTGGTCGTGGAGCTGAGCCCCTACGACCTGTCCCGCGGCCGAATCGTCTACCGGTACAAGTGA
- the rpmJ gene encoding 50S ribosomal protein L36 — protein MKVKPSVKKICDSCKVIRRHGRVMVICENPRHKQRQG, from the coding sequence ATGAAGGTCAAGCCGAGCGTCAAGAAGATCTGTGACAGCTGCAAGGTGATTCGTCGCCACGGCCGCGTCATGGTCATCTGCGAGAACCCGCGGCACAAGCAGCGTCAGGGCTGA
- the rpsM gene encoding 30S ribosomal protein S13 — protein sequence MARISGVDLPREKRVEVALTYIFGIGRTRADETLKATGVNPDTRVKDLTEEELVKLRTHIDGSYQVEGDLRREVQADIRRKIEIGCYQGLRHRRHLPVHGQRTKTNARTRKGPKRTVAGKKKAK from the coding sequence GTGGCACGCATTTCCGGTGTCGACCTGCCTCGCGAGAAGCGAGTCGAGGTCGCACTCACCTACATCTTCGGGATCGGACGCACCCGCGCGGACGAGACCCTGAAGGCGACGGGCGTCAACCCCGACACCCGCGTCAAGGACCTCACCGAGGAGGAGCTGGTCAAGCTCCGCACCCACATCGACGGCAGCTACCAGGTTGAGGGTGACCTGCGTCGTGAGGTCCAGGCGGACATCCGCCGCAAGATCGAGATCGGCTGCTACCAGGGCCTGCGCCACCGCCGCCACCTGCCGGTGCACGGTCAGCGCACCAAGACCAACGCGCGTACCCGCAAGGGCCCCAAGCGCACCGTGGCCGGTAAGAAGAAGGCCAAGTAA
- the rpsK gene encoding 30S ribosomal protein S11 — protein MPPKTRAAARKTRRKDRKNVTHGHAYIKSTFNNTIVSLTDPQGAVIAWCSSGQVGFKGSRKSTPYAAQLAAEAAARRAQEHGMKKVDVFVKGPGSGRETAIRSLQAAGLEVGSITDVTPQAFNGCRPPKRRRV, from the coding sequence ATGCCTCCCAAGACCCGCGCCGCCGCGCGTAAGACGCGCCGCAAGGACCGCAAGAACGTTACCCACGGTCACGCCTACATCAAGTCCACCTTCAACAACACCATCGTCTCCCTGACGGACCCGCAGGGCGCCGTCATCGCCTGGTGCTCCTCCGGCCAGGTCGGCTTCAAGGGCTCGCGCAAGTCGACGCCCTACGCCGCCCAGCTCGCCGCCGAGGCCGCCGCCCGGCGCGCCCAGGAGCACGGTATGAAGAAGGTTGACGTCTTCGTCAAGGGTCCCGGCTCCGGCCGCGAGACCGCGATCCGCTCCCTCCAGGCCGCCGGCCTCGAGGTCGGCTCGATCACCGACGTCACCCCCCAGGCCTTCAACGGCTGCCGCCCGCCCAAGCGCCGCCGCGTCTGA
- a CDS encoding DNA-directed RNA polymerase subunit alpha: MLIAQRPTLTEEVVVEDRRSRFVLEPLEPGFGYTLGNSLRRTLLSSIPGAAVTSVRIDGVPHEFRTIPGVKEDVAQIILNIKEIVLSSENDEPVVMYLRKSGPSEVTAGDITPPAGVEIHNPELVIATLNEKGKLEIELTVERGRGYVSANQNKDPNAEISRIPVDSIYSPVKKVSYSVEATRVEQRTDFDRLIVDVETKASITPRDALASAGKTLVELFGLARELNVEAEGIEVGPSPIDEAFQQDLALMIDELDLQARSSNALKREGIHTVGELVSRSEADLLDIRNFGAKSISEIKDKLAELGLSLKGSPVDYVSDDDYANPTFSDETQA; this comes from the coding sequence GTGCTCATTGCACAGCGACCCACGCTCACCGAGGAGGTCGTGGTCGAGGACCGCCGCTCGCGCTTCGTGCTCGAGCCCCTCGAGCCCGGCTTCGGCTACACGCTCGGCAACTCCCTGCGCCGCACACTGCTGTCCTCCATCCCGGGGGCGGCCGTGACCAGCGTCCGCATCGATGGGGTGCCCCACGAGTTCCGCACGATCCCCGGGGTCAAGGAGGATGTCGCCCAGATCATCCTCAACATCAAGGAGATCGTCCTGTCCTCGGAGAACGACGAGCCGGTCGTCATGTACCTGCGCAAGTCCGGTCCGAGCGAGGTCACCGCCGGTGACATCACCCCGCCGGCCGGCGTCGAGATCCACAACCCCGAGCTGGTCATCGCCACTCTCAACGAGAAGGGCAAGCTGGAGATCGAGCTGACGGTCGAGCGTGGCCGCGGCTACGTCTCGGCCAACCAGAACAAGGACCCCAACGCGGAGATCTCCCGCATCCCGGTGGACTCGATCTACTCGCCGGTCAAGAAGGTCTCCTACTCCGTCGAGGCCACCCGTGTGGAGCAGCGCACCGACTTCGACCGTCTTATCGTCGACGTCGAGACCAAGGCCTCCATCACCCCGCGCGACGCCCTGGCCTCCGCCGGCAAGACGCTCGTGGAGCTCTTCGGCCTGGCCCGTGAGCTCAACGTCGAGGCCGAGGGCATCGAGGTCGGCCCCTCGCCGATCGACGAGGCCTTCCAGCAGGACCTCGCCCTCATGATCGACGAGCTCGACCTGCAGGCCCGTTCCTCCAACGCCCTCAAGCGCGAGGGCATCCACACCGTCGGTGAGCTCGTCTCGCGCAGCGAGGCCGACCTGCTCGACATCCGTAACTTCGGTGCCAAGTCCATCTCCGAGATCAAGGACAAGCTGGCCGAGCTGGGGCTCTCCCTCAAGGGCTCCCCGGTCGACTACGTCTCGGACGACGACTACGCCAACCCCACCTTCAGCGACGAGACCCAGGCCTGA
- the rplQ gene encoding 50S ribosomal protein L17, sunset domain variant produces MPRPTKGPRLGGSAQHERHLLANLATQLIVHESIKTTEARARRLRPYVEKLITKGKRGDLHARRTVLKKVTDKYAVYRLFDELAPQFEGREGGYTRIIKTTPRKGDNAPMAFISLVLEPVARKEVVDDAITTAKKAAEKAVADEDKAPKADADKAEEQAEKAEYAGAVRLEEGATDAPDDDHLVKGNEDSMKYHVPGSRWYDATVAEVWFASAEDAEAAGFAPAGGAAAQKVEK; encoded by the coding sequence ATGCCTCGCCCCACTAAGGGTCCCCGCCTGGGCGGCAGCGCCCAGCACGAGCGCCACCTGCTCGCTAACCTGGCCACGCAGCTCATCGTCCACGAGTCGATCAAGACCACGGAGGCTCGCGCCCGCCGCCTGCGTCCCTACGTCGAGAAGCTCATCACCAAGGGCAAGCGCGGCGACCTGCACGCCCGCCGTACCGTGCTGAAGAAGGTGACGGACAAGTACGCCGTCTACCGCCTCTTCGATGAGCTCGCCCCCCAGTTCGAGGGCCGCGAGGGCGGTTACACCCGCATCATTAAGACGACCCCCCGCAAGGGCGACAACGCCCCCATGGCCTTCATCTCCCTGGTGCTGGAGCCGGTGGCCCGCAAGGAGGTCGTGGACGACGCGATCACCACCGCCAAGAAGGCTGCCGAGAAGGCCGTCGCCGACGAGGACAAGGCTCCCAAGGCCGACGCCGACAAGGCTGAGGAGCAGGCTGAGAAGGCCGAGTACGCTGGTGCGGTTCGTCTCGAGGAGGGCGCCACGGACGCCCCCGACGACGACCACCTGGTCAAGGGCAACGAGGACTCCATGAAGTACCACGTTCCCGGCTCGCGCTGGTACGACGCCACGGTCGCCGAGGTCTGGTTCGCCAGCGCCGAGGATGCCGAGGCCGCGGGCTTCGCCCCCGCCGGCGGCGCTGCCGCCCAGAAGGTCGAGAAGTGA